One Candidatus Korarchaeum sp. DNA segment encodes these proteins:
- a CDS encoding ABC transporter ATP-binding protein, with product MKAIEVEGLEKRYVTYLRRGLRRERSIVRALRGISFQVDEGEVFGLLGPNGAGKTTTVKILSTLLLPDSGSAKVLGYDVVREPEEVRRRIGVSLSVERGFFWKLTGRENLRYFGMLYGLNGGRLKERVDLTLKLVGLDELGASDKLYEEYSTGMKARLSIARALLTDPEVLILDEPTLGLDPNSARLVRELLIRLAHDGSKTVLVTTHNMFEAEIMCDRVAIIDRGMIIALDSVERLKGLARGSVTVELLVLPPAKLSTSDLRAELRNEIGNSLEVIQESEEVRVKVITTPSEREKLTQALLSKLHSLGCGVRRVEVREPSLEDVFVELTREGRG from the coding sequence ATGAAAGCGATAGAGGTGGAGGGCCTGGAGAAGAGGTACGTCACCTACCTCAGGAGGGGGCTGCGGAGGGAGAGGAGCATAGTGCGCGCTCTGAGGGGCATATCCTTTCAAGTTGACGAGGGTGAGGTCTTCGGCCTCCTAGGCCCCAACGGAGCAGGAAAGACGACTACTGTGAAGATCCTGAGCACGCTCCTCCTCCCCGACTCAGGAAGCGCTAAGGTGCTCGGCTACGATGTGGTGAGGGAGCCCGAGGAGGTGAGGAGGAGGATCGGGGTCTCTTTATCGGTGGAGAGGGGGTTCTTCTGGAAGCTGACGGGGAGGGAGAACCTGAGGTACTTCGGTATGCTCTACGGTCTCAACGGAGGGAGGCTCAAGGAGAGAGTTGATCTCACCCTGAAGCTGGTGGGCTTGGATGAGCTAGGGGCCTCGGATAAGCTCTACGAGGAGTACTCCACAGGTATGAAGGCCAGGCTGAGCATAGCTAGGGCTCTCCTGACGGACCCGGAGGTTTTGATACTCGATGAACCGACCTTGGGACTCGATCCAAACTCAGCTAGGCTTGTCAGGGAACTTTTAATAAGGCTAGCTCACGATGGGAGTAAGACGGTGCTTGTAACAACTCATAACATGTTCGAAGCTGAGATAATGTGCGATAGGGTTGCGATAATAGATAGGGGCATGATAATAGCCCTAGACTCGGTCGAGAGACTCAAGGGGTTGGCGAGGGGAAGCGTGACGGTGGAGCTTCTGGTGCTCCCTCCCGCTAAGCTCAGCACGTCCGATCTCAGGGCTGAGCTCCGCAATGAGATTGGGAACTCCCTGGAGGTGATTCAGGAGAGCGAGGAAGTCAGGGTGAAGGTGATCACGACCCCGAGTGAGAGGGAGAAGCTCACTCAAGCCTTACTCAGCAAACTGCACTCACTCGGCTGCGGGGTGAGGAGGGTCGAGGTGAGGGAGCCTAGCCTGGAGGACGTGTTCGTAGAGCTCACCAGGGAGGGGAGGGGATGA
- a CDS encoding substrate-binding domain-containing protein: MGGDVVDINGEDALDELDIEPEIMIKRGNSVLLDKRAVDILRAIEMTGSLTSSAKLLGLPYSKVWRQIAFLESKLGARVIEPRRGGKLGGGTELTRVGTRLLKLYEDSERKLGLERKLELSGTELRGELTVMGSHDLLLEVAVERLRRKGRRVEAHWIGSYGGLLSLSLGDADVAGIHLLDTEINQYNIPVVRRMFPSGVAVIRGYEREVGWVYKNHFSPGDLMSGNLRLANRNKGSGTRVLIDRILRELSGNGAKVSDLVRGYRREYFTHSAVCKAIADGRADVSISIRPVAEKYGLKFLGICWEHYDFAVLEESLEKEILSLLLGEISKISPPDGYKLPEDMGSRIF; encoded by the coding sequence ATGGGTGGGGATGTGGTGGATATAAATGGGGAAGATGCATTAGATGAGCTGGATATTGAGCCTGAGATAATGATAAAGAGGGGAAATTCTGTCCTTTTAGATAAGAGGGCAGTTGACATCCTCAGAGCCATTGAGATGACGGGTTCCCTCACATCCTCAGCTAAGCTCCTCGGACTACCTTACTCGAAGGTATGGAGGCAGATAGCTTTCCTCGAGAGCAAGCTGGGAGCTAGGGTAATAGAGCCGAGGAGAGGGGGAAAGCTTGGGGGAGGTACGGAGTTGACAAGAGTGGGAACTCGCTTGCTTAAGCTCTATGAGGATTCCGAGAGGAAGTTGGGATTGGAGCGTAAGCTTGAACTGAGCGGAACTGAGCTAAGGGGCGAGCTGACCGTGATGGGGAGCCACGATCTACTGCTCGAGGTGGCTGTTGAAAGGTTGAGAAGGAAAGGCCGCAGGGTTGAGGCGCATTGGATAGGCTCTTACGGCGGCTTGCTCTCGCTATCGCTCGGGGATGCTGATGTTGCGGGAATTCACTTATTGGATACTGAAATCAACCAGTACAACATCCCGGTAGTGAGGAGAATGTTCCCCAGTGGCGTCGCTGTCATAAGGGGATACGAAAGGGAGGTGGGCTGGGTTTACAAGAACCATTTTAGCCCTGGGGATTTGATGTCAGGCAATCTCAGATTGGCTAACAGGAATAAAGGTTCGGGTACTAGGGTCCTGATAGATAGGATCTTGAGGGAGCTCTCAGGGAACGGAGCTAAGGTCAGCGATTTAGTGAGGGGTTATAGAAGGGAATATTTCACACATTCAGCTGTCTGCAAAGCTATAGCTGACGGTAGAGCTGATGTCTCGATCTCGATAAGACCCGTTGCCGAGAAATACGGCCTCAAGTTCTTGGGGATCTGCTGGGAGCATTACGACTTCGCCGTCCTAGAGGAATCGCTGGAGAAGGAGATTCTGAGTCTTCTTCTCGGGGAGATCTCAAAAATAAGCCCTCCGGATGGATATAAGCTCCCGGAGGACATGGGATCTAGGATCTTCTGA
- the wtpA gene encoding tungstate ABC transporter substrate-binding protein WtpA has protein sequence MRKTALITVAISVILAVAGLGLLLTPSQIYQTYSSTANAPEKSNKIIITVFHAGSLTVPLEEIKKAYERENPHVEVRLEASGSVEAIKKVTELNKRADIVMSADYYLIPSMMIPEHADWYVIFATNQLVLAYRNGSKYSSEVKSDNWYDILKRKDVRFGFADPNKDPCGYRSLMAILLATKLYNASLSSVLTEETNMRIEGTEARVPDPIKGSERVVIRSKSVELLSLLETGTIDYAFEYRSVAVQHNLRYVELPPEVSMASPGLVNLYSQAKVFLYAGEENEQMVEGDVIAYALTIPKASENKDAAVSFLKFLLTEGLRVFEEQGQPPLNPPIGIGNLPAELKGLVEVRG, from the coding sequence ATGCGGAAAACCGCCTTGATTACAGTAGCAATCTCAGTGATATTGGCAGTCGCCGGACTCGGTCTCTTGCTGACCCCATCTCAAATATATCAAACTTATTCATCCACCGCGAATGCCCCTGAGAAGTCTAATAAGATCATCATAACGGTATTCCACGCCGGTTCCCTTACGGTACCTCTCGAGGAGATAAAGAAAGCTTATGAGAGGGAGAACCCTCATGTTGAAGTGAGACTTGAAGCAAGCGGGAGTGTGGAAGCCATTAAGAAAGTAACTGAACTCAATAAGAGAGCTGATATCGTGATGTCAGCGGACTACTACTTGATACCGAGCATGATGATACCGGAGCATGCTGATTGGTACGTGATATTTGCAACGAACCAACTCGTTCTGGCTTACAGGAATGGGAGCAAGTACTCCAGCGAGGTTAAAAGCGATAACTGGTACGATATCTTGAAGAGGAAAGACGTTAGATTTGGATTTGCAGATCCCAATAAGGATCCCTGCGGATATAGAAGTTTGATGGCGATTCTTCTAGCTACTAAGCTTTACAATGCATCCCTGAGTTCCGTCTTAACCGAGGAAACGAATATGAGGATCGAAGGAACTGAGGCCCGGGTTCCGGATCCAATTAAGGGATCTGAGAGAGTTGTAATAAGATCTAAGAGTGTTGAGCTCCTCTCACTACTTGAAACAGGGACAATAGATTACGCTTTTGAATACAGGAGCGTTGCTGTCCAGCATAACTTGAGATACGTTGAGCTCCCGCCGGAAGTGAGCATGGCCTCCCCTGGGCTAGTGAACCTTTACTCACAGGCTAAAGTCTTCTTGTACGCTGGGGAAGAAAATGAGCAGATGGTGGAAGGTGATGTTATAGCTTACGCTCTCACCATTCCGAAAGCGTCTGAGAATAAAGATGCAGCGGTGAGCTTCCTGAAGTTCCTTCTGACAGAAGGGCTGAGGGTTTTTGAGGAGCAGGGGCAGCCTCCTCTGAATCCTCCCATTGGCATCGGTAACTTACCAGCCGAACTGAAAGGTCTGGTTGAGGTGAGGGGTTAA
- the ilvC gene encoding ketol-acid reductoisomerase, translating into MARIYTEADASLDPLRGRSVAVIGYGIQGRAQALNLRDSGLDVIVGARKGSSHELAESEGFDVMPIGRAVAEADVILYLLPDMVQPEVWREEVEPNLRDGATVDFAHGFTVHYGLIKPKSSVDVVMVAPKAPGAAVREEFLRGRGVPALLAVHQDASGEARARALAIAKGIGVTRAGVIETTFKEETETDLIGEQLVLVGGLMELIMKGWEVLVEMGYQPEVAYFEALNEAKLIMDLIWRYGIKGMLERVSVTARYGGLTVGSRVVDEEVKRKMRRFAEMVISGDFAKEWLNFYSSGNFNELMRRVEEHEIERVGRRLRRIIFGD; encoded by the coding sequence ATGGCCAGGATTTACACGGAAGCTGATGCCAGCTTAGACCCCCTCAGGGGGAGGAGTGTGGCGGTGATAGGCTACGGGATACAGGGGCGGGCTCAGGCCCTCAACTTGAGGGACAGCGGACTCGATGTCATAGTTGGGGCCAGGAAGGGGAGCTCCCATGAGCTAGCTGAGAGCGAGGGGTTCGATGTGATGCCGATAGGGAGGGCCGTGGCCGAGGCTGACGTGATCCTCTACCTACTGCCTGACATGGTGCAACCCGAGGTCTGGAGGGAGGAGGTCGAGCCTAACCTAAGGGATGGAGCTACCGTCGACTTCGCTCACGGTTTCACCGTACACTACGGGCTGATAAAACCCAAGAGCTCTGTGGATGTGGTGATGGTGGCCCCTAAGGCTCCGGGAGCCGCTGTCAGGGAGGAGTTCCTCAGGGGAAGGGGGGTTCCGGCCCTGCTGGCGGTGCACCAGGACGCGAGCGGTGAAGCCAGGGCCCGAGCCTTAGCTATAGCTAAGGGCATAGGAGTCACGAGGGCCGGCGTCATAGAGACCACGTTCAAGGAGGAGACGGAGACCGACCTGATAGGGGAGCAGCTCGTACTAGTGGGTGGTCTGATGGAGCTGATAATGAAGGGATGGGAGGTTCTCGTTGAGATGGGCTACCAGCCGGAGGTGGCTTACTTCGAGGCTTTGAACGAGGCGAAGCTCATAATGGACCTGATATGGAGGTACGGCATCAAGGGAATGCTCGAGAGGGTCTCCGTTACCGCAAGGTACGGTGGCCTAACCGTGGGGAGTAGGGTTGTAGACGAGGAAGTCAAGAGGAAGATGAGGAGGTTCGCAGAGATGGTGATCAGCGGAGATTTCGCTAAGGAATGGCTCAACTTCTACAGCAGCGGGAACTTCAATGAGCTCATGAGGAGGGTGGAGGAGCACGAGATAGAGAGAGTAGGGAGGAGACTGAGGAGGATAATCTTCGGAGATTAA
- the ilvB gene encoding biosynthetic-type acetolactate synthase large subunit: MSRVSDSLVSLLESHGVSSIMGVIGGSIMPLYDALYRNGGIEVLMFRHEQGAVHAADAYGRLTGKPGVVLTTSGPGATNIVTGLANAYMDSSPVLAITGQVPTEVFGRDAFQEADILSMAAPVTKFVYQVRDPGEAVPAVDLAYRISIAGRPGPTLVDLPRDVQVAEVSEFKAIPMDPSKYLPPPPDPERVREACRLILRAERPVILVGGGVRISGAQEEVLALAELLKVPIVTTLMGKSSVPSDHPLVMGVAGMHGRPEANAALANADLLLALGTRFSDRTVGRFGEVSRKVVVHVDLDPSELGKNVRASVPILGDVKEVLRAMIGLLSRVEIFRDEKYLSWLKEIRREFERSLEDWAKSFKGIVPWLALRTLRKVMPANSITVTGVGSHQMWTELHWDVLVPGTFITSAGLGTMGFGIPASLGAKTAARDRRVLCVDGDGSFQMTFSNLALVREYSLPFIEVIFDNRALMLVKHWQRFLYGGRVIATEFRRPPNLERIAQAYDIEYSRPESYEELASKVEWAVRNDEPLIVDLLIDSESDIVLPWVQPGKWLTEAMLPPRMEVSLEWRG; encoded by the coding sequence ATGAGTAGGGTCTCCGATTCCCTGGTCTCCTTACTCGAGAGTCACGGTGTCAGCTCCATTATGGGAGTCATAGGGGGTTCCATAATGCCCCTCTACGACGCGCTTTACCGCAACGGGGGAATCGAGGTCCTCATGTTCAGGCACGAGCAAGGGGCCGTGCACGCAGCGGATGCTTACGGTAGGCTGACCGGTAAGCCGGGGGTCGTGCTGACGACGAGCGGTCCCGGAGCCACGAACATAGTTACGGGCTTAGCTAACGCTTACATGGACTCCTCCCCGGTGCTGGCGATAACTGGACAGGTTCCGACCGAGGTTTTCGGGAGGGACGCCTTTCAGGAAGCGGACATACTGAGCATGGCAGCTCCAGTGACCAAGTTCGTTTACCAAGTCAGGGATCCCGGGGAAGCGGTACCCGCTGTCGATCTGGCCTACAGAATCTCGATAGCGGGCAGGCCGGGGCCCACGTTAGTTGATCTCCCCAGGGACGTTCAGGTGGCTGAGGTCAGCGAGTTCAAAGCGATACCGATGGACCCCTCCAAGTATCTCCCACCTCCCCCCGATCCCGAGAGGGTGAGGGAGGCTTGCAGGCTCATCCTGAGGGCTGAGAGGCCCGTGATATTAGTTGGAGGTGGGGTCAGGATCTCAGGGGCGCAGGAGGAGGTCCTAGCGCTGGCCGAGCTGCTCAAGGTACCCATAGTGACCACGCTGATGGGCAAGTCCTCCGTCCCCTCCGATCACCCCCTGGTCATGGGGGTAGCTGGCATGCATGGGAGGCCTGAGGCCAACGCTGCGCTGGCCAACGCCGATCTCCTGCTCGCTTTAGGCACCAGGTTCTCCGATAGGACAGTCGGTAGGTTCGGGGAGGTCTCGAGGAAGGTCGTCGTGCACGTAGACCTGGACCCGAGCGAGTTGGGGAAGAACGTCAGGGCCTCGGTCCCGATATTGGGCGATGTCAAGGAGGTCCTGAGGGCTATGATAGGTCTCCTGAGCAGGGTCGAGATCTTCAGGGACGAAAAGTACCTCTCTTGGCTTAAGGAGATAAGGAGGGAGTTCGAGAGGTCCCTGGAGGACTGGGCCAAGAGCTTCAAGGGGATCGTCCCCTGGTTAGCTCTCAGGACACTGAGGAAGGTGATGCCAGCTAACTCGATAACCGTTACCGGTGTCGGGAGTCACCAGATGTGGACCGAGCTCCACTGGGATGTGCTCGTTCCCGGTACCTTCATAACGTCAGCGGGCCTGGGCACCATGGGATTCGGCATACCGGCCTCACTGGGCGCTAAGACAGCTGCTAGGGATAGGAGGGTGCTCTGCGTCGATGGCGATGGCTCCTTCCAGATGACCTTCAGCAACCTTGCCCTGGTGAGGGAATACTCCCTGCCCTTCATAGAGGTGATATTCGATAACAGGGCTCTCATGTTGGTTAAGCACTGGCAGAGGTTCCTTTACGGGGGGAGGGTAATAGCCACGGAGTTCAGGAGGCCCCCGAACCTGGAGAGGATAGCTCAGGCCTACGACATAGAGTACTCGAGGCCTGAGAGCTACGAGGAGCTCGCCAGTAAGGTGGAGTGGGCCGTCAGGAACGACGAGCCCCTCATAGTGGATCTCCTCATCGATAGTGAGAGCGACATAGTGCTGCCCTGGGTGCAGCCGGGGAAGTGGCTCACTGAGGCGATGCTCCCACCCCGGATGGAGGTGAGCCTGGAATGGAGGGGATGA
- a CDS encoding thioredoxin domain-containing protein: protein MRLGKAALLLISALALHSPILLNCVPEGNLTNEISEGKVAVMFWSELCSTCEEVMPYWAELERDPPEGVKVIDVELIPGRTDELFLELGIRETPTFILFVDGKEVKRFSGRPEGDPRKFLRDWLEDEGASLLGEAASLSLLGGMISLSPCSLPIMISLSSLARLSGRRSYALCFPMTVAGVLALGSIVLIASALTVWLLGWAKLLLAAVSIGLGLYSVILPQRACKLPERGIVGRLGRGPLACFTAGFLMVQCNFPLLTGSLILLGSMKDVLSGVIGLVSLSMSLSLVLMLLTATSRRLAASFTAGAGRANATRVGGILLTVLGLYIMFSSLGIIR, encoded by the coding sequence ATGCGCCTCGGGAAAGCTGCCCTACTGCTCATCTCAGCGCTAGCTTTGCACTCCCCCATACTGCTCAACTGCGTGCCAGAGGGGAATCTCACCAATGAGATAAGCGAGGGGAAGGTAGCCGTCATGTTCTGGAGCGAACTCTGCTCGACCTGCGAGGAGGTAATGCCGTACTGGGCTGAGCTCGAGAGGGATCCACCTGAAGGGGTTAAGGTGATCGATGTAGAGCTAATCCCCGGACGGACCGATGAGCTCTTCCTGGAGCTTGGGATAAGGGAGACCCCAACCTTCATACTCTTCGTCGACGGTAAGGAGGTTAAGAGGTTCAGCGGTCGCCCGGAGGGGGATCCCAGGAAGTTCCTGAGGGATTGGTTGGAGGATGAGGGGGCTTCACTGCTGGGCGAGGCAGCATCCCTCTCACTGCTCGGAGGGATGATATCGCTATCCCCCTGCTCCCTCCCCATAATGATCTCACTCTCCTCCCTAGCTAGGCTCTCCGGTAGGAGGAGCTACGCCCTCTGCTTCCCGATGACGGTGGCCGGAGTCCTAGCCCTGGGATCCATCGTCCTGATAGCATCGGCCCTGACCGTCTGGCTCTTGGGATGGGCTAAGCTCCTACTGGCTGCGGTGTCAATCGGCCTAGGTCTTTACTCAGTTATCCTCCCCCAAAGGGCCTGCAAGCTCCCTGAGAGGGGCATCGTCGGCCGCTTGGGGAGGGGTCCCCTGGCCTGCTTCACCGCCGGCTTCCTGATGGTTCAGTGTAACTTCCCACTGCTCACGGGCTCGTTGATCCTCCTAGGTTCGATGAAGGACGTGCTGAGTGGAGTCATAGGCTTAGTTTCCCTATCCATGAGCCTCAGCTTGGTCTTAATGCTCCTAACGGCGACCTCCAGGCGGTTAGCCGCTAGCTTCACGGCCGGCGCTGGGAGAGCCAACGCGACTAGAGTGGGAGGAATTTTACTTACAGTACTAGGATTATACATAATGTTTTCATCATTAGGCATCATTCGTTAA
- a CDS encoding MATE family efflux transporter produces MSEGRSISSYREEILNGPVVWTFFKLGIPPLLTQLIQVAYNVLDALWLSMYSDLAVAVPRQVWPVIFLFNAPMMALNAVGMSVISQYIGMGRYGDASASASRLLTSSLSLGILFSATLLSMRAHIFSLAVSTPDEIYGWVMDYSAVISLNILVQYVAFSYQIVLQAIGDTKRPAVINAVAVSVNTILDPLLILGIPPFPRTGVLGAALTDLLGSLIALVALNRLVSRYQGLEMRLTRNFSMDWVKLSVKIGLPILSMGIMNSLAFIAQLRLVNALGVVVVAAYSIGFVVADIVDAALFGLTGASSIMIGQSLGANRNERAKEISIKASAIVFSLISLGAILVFPFKASLADAFTEDGGILSEADRFLTYLIPTLPFFGLFMVGMSAGRGSGRTIVPTLIGIVRLWIVRIGLGYLLAFTLELGASGIWFSISLSNFLAGAVAFLWLAYGRWNVPVVKGES; encoded by the coding sequence GTGAGCGAAGGGAGGAGCATAAGCAGTTACCGTGAGGAGATACTGAACGGTCCGGTTGTCTGGACCTTCTTCAAGCTGGGCATACCTCCCCTCCTGACTCAGTTGATACAGGTAGCTTACAACGTGCTGGATGCCCTCTGGCTCAGCATGTACAGCGACCTAGCCGTGGCCGTGCCTAGACAGGTCTGGCCCGTCATATTCCTCTTCAACGCCCCCATGATGGCCTTGAACGCCGTTGGGATGAGCGTGATCTCTCAGTACATCGGAATGGGTAGGTACGGGGATGCCAGCGCATCTGCATCGCGCTTACTCACCTCCTCCCTCTCCCTGGGGATCCTGTTCTCCGCGACCCTCCTCTCCATGAGGGCCCACATATTCTCGCTAGCGGTCTCAACCCCGGATGAGATATACGGGTGGGTCATGGATTACTCTGCGGTGATCTCACTGAACATACTCGTCCAGTACGTCGCCTTCTCATATCAAATAGTTCTACAAGCGATAGGGGATACGAAGAGACCCGCTGTAATAAACGCGGTAGCTGTCTCAGTTAACACGATCCTGGACCCGCTGCTGATCCTCGGGATTCCCCCCTTCCCCAGGACAGGCGTCTTAGGAGCGGCTCTCACGGACCTACTCGGCTCCCTCATAGCTTTAGTGGCTCTCAACAGGCTGGTCAGCAGGTATCAGGGTTTGGAGATGAGGTTAACCAGGAATTTCAGCATGGATTGGGTGAAGTTGAGCGTTAAGATAGGGCTCCCGATATTGAGCATGGGTATCATGAATAGCTTAGCTTTCATAGCCCAGCTCAGGCTCGTCAACGCCCTAGGGGTAGTGGTGGTCGCCGCTTACTCCATAGGGTTCGTGGTGGCCGACATAGTTGATGCAGCCCTCTTCGGTCTCACGGGAGCTTCTTCGATAATGATAGGGCAGAGCTTAGGGGCTAATAGGAACGAGAGAGCTAAGGAGATCTCGATAAAAGCTTCAGCAATAGTCTTCTCACTGATAAGCTTAGGTGCCATACTAGTCTTCCCGTTCAAAGCGAGCCTAGCCGATGCCTTCACGGAGGATGGAGGGATACTGTCGGAGGCGGACAGGTTCCTGACCTACCTGATACCGACCCTTCCCTTCTTCGGGCTCTTCATGGTGGGCATGTCAGCGGGAAGGGGATCCGGAAGAACGATCGTACCCACTTTGATAGGGATCGTGAGGCTCTGGATCGTGAGGATAGGGCTAGGCTATCTCCTGGCCTTCACACTGGAGCTGGGGGCCTCGGGGATATGGTTCTCCATATCCCTCAGCAACTTCCTAGCCGGAGCCGTGGCTTTCCTCTGGCTGGCCTACGGTAGGTGGAACGTCCCCGTCGTCAAGGGCGAAAGTTAG